CGATTATTTGATCGCCCGCTAAAATACCGGCTGATTCCGCCGGTGAGTTACCGGCTATCTCAACAACGCTTACATTTCCTGTAACGACATTGTGCGGAACCATAAAAGCGATTGTAAGCAGTAAAAACGGCAATATAAAATTCATAATTGAACCGGCGCTTAAAACAAGCAGCCTTGTTCCGATACCTTTGCCGGCGAGGCTGCGTTCCACTTGCGGGTCCTCTTCTCCCGCTATTTTGGTAAAACCACCCAAAGGGACCAAGTTTAGCGAATATTCGGTTTCCCCGTATTTGAATGCCGCTATCCGCGGCGGAAAACCCAGCCCGAATTCTTCAACCTTAACCCCACAAGCCTTGGCGGTGGCAAAGTGTCCCAGCTCGTGCGCTAAAACCACAATTATAAGTACAAAGAAGAAGGCGGCGACGGTTGTAATTAGCCCCATCCCCGGAATTACTATTTCATAACCGGCAAGTTCGGTGGCGATTATCGCAATAATTGCGATAGCAAAATAAGCTAAGGCAGCAACCAGCACTACCGCCAGCGTTAGTTCTTTACGGTTAAAAAGGCGATGCTTATAAATTAAAGCTGCAATTGCCGCAATCGGCAGGAGCAATACAAAAGCGATTAGTATATTCATTATTTACTCAAATTCTCCGCAAGTTCGATGGCTGTAACCCTTGCCCAATCGTCGGCGGCAAAAATATTTTCAAGTGTCGGGTTGTTAATGTTTGCGTGTTTTTCTAAGGTTTTTTCAATTAATTCGGCAATATGGTTAAATTTTATGCGAGATTCCAAAAAGAGCGTCACCGCCACCTCATCCGCTGCGCAAAGTACGGCAGGCATGGTCCCGCCTTCTTTTCCGGCATCGATTGCCAGTTTTAAGCAGGGGAAAACATCGGTGTTGGGCTGTTCAAAATCCAATTTATTAATTTTTCGCCAGTCGATTCTCGGTATTGCGGGATTATCCGACCGCTTGCCGTAAGTAAGTGCATATTGGATTGGTAACCGCATATCAGGAATGCCAAGTTGCGCTTTAACCGACCCGTCTTTAAATTCCACCATTGAATGGATAATACTTTGCGGATGAACCAAGACGCTGATATCTTCGTAGGAAATACCGAATAACCAATGCGCTTCGATAACTTCCATCCCTTTATTAAAGAGGGTTGCCGAATCAATCGTAACCTTTTTACCCATTTTCCAAGAAGGGTGCTTTAAGGCTTGCTCCGGTGTTACCTCGGCCAGTTGCTCCTTTGAATAGCCTCTGAACGGTCCTCCGGACGCTGTTAAAACTATCTTGGCGTTTTCCCTGTCTTCTCCTTCAAAGCATTGCCAAATTGCGCTGTGCTCGCTATCTACCGGTAGAATCTCTGCCTTGTGCTTTTCTGCTTCCGACATAATAACGCTTCCCGCCGAAACCAGCGCTTCCTTATTGGAAAGGGCTATTTTTTTACCGGCTCTGACTGCCGCCAGCGTCGGTTTCAATCCGGCGCCTCCGGGAGTTGCAACCACTACGATATCGGCTTCCGGCAGAGCAGACATTTCCTCCATATTTAGATAACGTGAATCCGAGGAAAGTGTTAGTGCAGGTTTATCGGTACAGTAGTAATATTGGGGGCTAAATTCTTTGATTTGTTCTTTAAGAAGTTGGATATTTCCACCGGCGGCCAGCCCGATGACATTAAATCTATCGGGTAGGGCTCGTATTACATCCAGAGTTTGTTGGCCGATGGAGCCGGTAGAACCCAATATAACCAGATTTGTAATCGCATTAGTCATAGTACTAATATCATACAACAATTGCCGCTTTGAGGCTACGCTGGCGTTTGTTGATGCATGGTCTACCCCAGCCGTTCGTGGTGAGCTTGTCGAACCATAACGGCGGCCGGACAGTAATCCTTGTTTCCCCTCGTTCGTTGGACCCTTCGACAGGCTCATGGCAATCTCGCTCTTGTCATCCTGAACGGAGTGAAGGATCTAAGAGGACGGGGAATACAAGCTATGAGGCTACCTCAGAGTCAAAAAAGGCGACGCTCTACCCTAAAATCCGCAACCGAACGTTGCACTATTCGCCAACTCCCAGATTCTTCGACAGGTTCAGACCCTTCGACAGGCTCAGGGTGCTCGGAATTTGGATTGTCTTTGCGAGGAATGAGCCTTTGGCGAATGACGTGGCAATCTCTCCCTTGTCATCCTGAACGGAGTGAAGGATCTAAGAGACTGTGAAATATAGGCTATGAGGCTACCTCAGAGTCAAAAAAAAGGCATCGTCCTACCGTTTAAAGAGTAACCGAACACTGCACTATCCGCCAACCCTCAGATTCTTCGGCAGGCTCAGACCCTTCGACGGGCTCAGGGTGCTCGGAATTTGGATTGTCTTTGCGAGGAACGAGCCGTTAGGCGAGTGACGTGGCAATCTCCAACGAATTTAATCTATATGAGATTGCTTCGCTGCGCTCGCAAAGACAAAGGAGGATTGCTTCGCCTTCTCTATCAGGAAAAGTCTCACAAAGACAAAAGGGGGCGCCAGAATGACAAAAGGGAATGGTCTAACAAGGATAAAAGAGGGATGTCCCGAAAGATAAAGAAAGAAGAAGTAGCCCTCTAATTAACAAACAGCACTACAAAATAATAGACAATAACCCCGGCAAAGAGCAGACTATCAATACGGTCGAGGAAACCGCCGTGTCCGGGCAGGGTTTTTCCGGAATCTTTGATTGCCATATTGCGCTTAAAAAGTGATTCAAACAAATCACCGAATTGTCCGAATATGCTAACTAAAACAGCCAATAAAATGGCAACTCCGTAATTTATCGGTAATCCAAATAACCATACCAGCCCCAGCCCAATCAAGACAGCCCCCAAAACCCCTCCAAGAGCGCCTTCCGTAGTTTTCTTGGGGCTTACACTGGGGGCCAGTTTATGCTTACCCCAAGTTTTACCGATAAAATAGGCAAAGGTATCCGAGGCGACGTTAACCAACAGTGCAAAAAAGACCCATTCACGCCCCATTTCCAGATCCCTTAGTAAAACAAAATGGCTTAAAAGCCAACCGATATAGAAAATCCCCGCCAGCGTCCAGGCCCAACTCGCAAAGGCATCTCCTTTATTCTTGCGCATTAGCATTCCAAAAATCGGAACCACAACGGCAATTGTGATAAGAATCGGAAGCAGGTTATCGGTTTTGAAATGAGGGGAAATTATAAGAAGGACGGTCATAACTATGCCGAATGCGGTAAAAGGAATCGGTCCGGTAGCGGATTTGGAAACGGTTTTATAGAATTCGGATACGGCTAATGCCCCCCAAACGACAACCAGCACAGTCAGCCAAGGCAGCGGTTGGTCAAACCAAACGGCCCCAATAACCATAGGCAACAATACAAAAGCAGTTAAAAGTCTGGCTTTCAGCATTTAAACCCCGCCGTAGCGCCTTTCCCTTCGGCTAAAAGTTTCCAAAGCCTTTTTAATTTCCTTTTCGTTAAAATCGGGCCATAATACATCGGTAAAGTAGAATTCACTGTAAGCGGATTGCCACAGCAAAAAGTTTGAGATGCGAATATCCCCGCCGGTGCGGATAACCAAATCCACATCCTCTAAATTTTTGGTATAGAGATAACTCTCAAACAGTTCTTCGTTAATATCCTCAACGGGGATTTTATCCGCAACGATATTCTTTGCCGCATTTACAATCTCGGCACGCCCGCCGTAATCAAAAGCTAATGTTAAAGTCATTAAACTGTTATTTTCGGTAAGCTTGATTGCGTCTGTTATTGCTTCTGCGGTTTCCGTAGGGAGGTTGGCAAGGTTTCCGATATGGTTTAGTTTAACCCCGTTTTTATGCAGCTCCGGCAGTTCCTCTTTAATGGATTGCCCTAAAATTTCCAATATCCCCCGGATTTCTTCATTCGGGCGATTCCAATTTTCGGTGGAAAACGAATAGAGCGTAACGTATTTGATGCCGTATTTGGCAAGCGTTTTTATTAGGACAAGTATATTTTTAGTACCGGCGGCATGGCCGGCTTTTCTGGGGAGACCGCGTTTCTTGGCCCACCTTCCGTTTCCGTCCATAATAAAAGCAATGTGGTGGGGGAGTGGGGTGATATCTTTCGCTGCCAATAAAAATACCTCTATATTCTGAACTTAGCTCGCAATACAGAGGTATTATACACTAAAGATGATTATTTCGGAATAGGAATATTCTAAACTTCCATCAATTCTTTTTCTTTGTTGTCTCTGGCCTCATCGGCAAGTGCAACGGAATTATCGGTAATCTTTTGCACCTTATCCAATGCTCGTCTGAGATCATCTTGGGAAATTTCCTTATCTTTCTCTAATTTTTTTAGTTCTTCTGACGCATCTCGGCGCAGGTTGCGAATAATTATCTTTCCTTCTTCAACCCTTGCCTTAACGATTTTAATCAGCTCGAGTCGCCTTTCGTTTGAAAGCGGAGGGACTGCCAGCCTGATTGAAATACCGTCATTGTTGGGGGTAAGCCCAAGGTTGGATTTAAGAATCGCTTTTTCAATTGCCTTCAGAGTGCCGGGGTCCCAAGGTTGGATGATTAACAAATTAGAACCGGAAACGGAAATACCGGCGATATGACTGATAGGCATAGTGGTTTCGGCATATTCAACCCTGACATTTTCGACCATCGCCGGTGTGGCTCTGCCGGTGCGGATACCGCTTAGGTCTTTCTTGAGCACATCCAAGGTGGTCTGCATTTTTTGGTCCATTGTTAACAAAACTTCTTCTATCATATCACTACCCGTCGTTTATTAATGTACCGATGTGTTCTCCCATTACCAGCCTTTCCAAGCTGTTGGGGGCTTGAAGGTCGAAAACGATAATCGGCAAACCGTTTTCCAAGCATAGCGAAAGCGCAGTCGAGTCCATTACCTGTAAGCGCTTGTTAAGTACGTCCAAATACGTCAAATGATCAAACTTTTTAGCGGTTTTATCTTTGAGCGGATCGGCGCTGTAAACACCGTCAACATTATTCTTGCTCATTAGCAGAACTTCGGCCTCAATTTCAATCGCCCGTAGGGCGGCAGCCGTGTCGGTGGTCATATAGGGGTTGCCTGTTCCGCCCGCCAGAATAATAACGCGGCCTTTTTCCATATGCCGAATAGCACGTCGCATTAGGTACGGCTCGGCGACTTGTTCAATAGTAATTGCCGAAAGAGTTCTGGTAACAATCCCTTGCTTTTCCAGCGCATCTTGTAAAGACAGGGCGTTAATAACGGTTGCCAGCATACCGGCGTAATCTGCGGTAACGCGATCGATACCTTGTTTAGCGGCAGTGGCACCGCGCCAGATATTGCCGGCACCTATCACAGCGGCTACTTGGACGCCCATCTCAACAATGTGGCTAATTTGTTTTGCGACTCTTATAACGGTAGAGGCGTCAATGCCGTAGGCAGTGTTACCGCTGAAAGCCTCACCGCTTAGTTTCAGTAAGACTCTTTTGTACTTGGTATCACTCATTTAATACCTACTTATTCCGATAAATCAAATCGTGCTATACGACTAACCTTTATGTTTTCTCCCATTTTGGCGATATTGTTGACGATAATGTCATTGATTGTCAGGGAAGGGTCTTTGATATAGGCCTGTTTTAAAAGACAGACACTGTTTACATCCAATTCGGCTCGGTCCTCTTCGCACATATCGGCAGGGATATCTTCTTCGGAGATATATGCGGGATTCATAGCGGCAACTTGCATTGCGATATTGTGAGCAAGTTCTTTAAATTCGTCGGTGCGGGCAACGAAATCGGTTTCACAGTTAACTTCAACCATCGCTCCGATGCGTCCTCCGCAATGAATATAGGCCTCGACCAATCCCTGTTCGGTGGTTCTGTCGGCCTTTTTGGCGGCTTTGGCAAAACCCTGTTCCCTTAACAGTTCCAGTGCTTTTTCCATATCGCCTTCGGTTTTAACTAAAGCGGCACGGCAATCCATAATACCGGCACCGCATTGTTCTCTTAATTCTTTAATGCAAGCAGCAGAGACTTCCAATGTTTATCCCCCTAATTTTATTAGTTTTAAATTATTTAAGCTTCTTCTTGAGTTTCGGTTGCGACATCCGCGGCATCATCGGCAACAGCTTCTTCGGCTTCGGATGAGACGGGCATGTCACCGCTCCTGCCGGCGATAACGGCATTTGCAATCTTGCCGGTAATCAGCTTGATTGCTCTGATGGCGTCGTCGTTAGCGGGAATCGGATAATCGATTATGTCCGGCAGACAATTGGTGTCGACAACGGCAATAATGGGAATACCCAGTTTTTGCGCTTCGACAATGGCAATTTTTTCTTTAACCGGATCTATAATAAAGAGGGCATCGGGCAGGTTGGTCATTTCTTTGAAACCGCCCATGTTTTTGTTTAATTTTTCGATTTCTTCGCCAAGCTTAGAGGCTTCTTTCTTCGGAAGGCGCGCAAAATCACCTTTTGCTTGCTGATCTTCCAGCTTTACAAGATAATCGATTCTGGATTGAATTGCCGAGAAGTTGGTTAATACACCGCCAACCCAGCGTTGGTTGATGTAGTACATCTCACAGCGTTTTGCCTCTTCCTCAATGATGTCCTGAGCCTGTTTCTTTGTTCCGACAAAGAGGATTTTACCCCCGTCGGCAACCAGTTCTTTAACAAACTTGCAGGCCTCTTCCAGCATTGTCGCTGTCTGTTCAAGGTCGATAATGTGAATCCCGTTGCGTTTAGTGAAGATATATTTCTTCATACGCGGATTCCAATGACTTGTCTGGTGCCCAAAATGCGCACCTGATTCCAGTAATTCTTTAATTGTAGCAGTGTCCGCCAATTTTATCCCTCTTTCTAGTTATGCTTTATTAATATGTTAGTATAACATAATTAACTTTATGTAGTAAATATTCAAAACCGTTTGCCGTTCCAAGTTTACGGTATCCGTCTTTAGGCGCAAACGATTTTACAAGCCCGCTTATGATATACCACAAGAAAGAAATAACCGCAAGCGGTAGCTTTTGGAATGCCCTAGTTTTGCTTTACAAATATGCATTCAATAACCTAAAATATGGTGTCGGGCGATTAGCTCAGCTGGTTAGAGCGCTTGCTTCACACGCAAGAGGTCATTGGTTCAAGTCCAATATCGCCCACCATGTAGTTACAGTAGGGAGAACCTTTTTCCCCGCACTCACTTGAGCCGTTTTTGGCTTGGTTTGCGCATTACATAGCTTTTTTGCTAAACTATTACCTAACTTATGGGCCGTTAGCTCAGTTGGTAGAGCACCTGACTTTTAATCAGGGTGTCACAGGTTCGAGACCTGTACGGCCTACATTCAGATTCCCCTCTTTATTTTCCGTGTTGAAAATTGTGTCAAATTTTTCACGATATCTTTTCGGCTCTGCTTTGGTTATAATTCGTTTACCGGCTGTTTTAGGCTTTTTTACAAGATATTCTCTGTTTAGCAAAAAGATATTGCATCTTTGTGATAATAAGTGTAAATTATAGGCATCAATGAGCACAGAAGATTGGAAGAATAAATTATACTTAGGTGACAATCTGGACATACTCAGAAGATATGTCGCAGATGAGTCCGTTGATTTAATTTATCTCGACCCCCCTTTCAATTCCAACGCTACCTACAACATTCTTTTCCAAGAAAAGAGCGGCGAAAAATCCGCGGCACAAATTACGGCCTTTGATGATACGTGGCATTGGGGACAGGAATCTGAATTTGCTTATCAGGAAATAGTTCGTGATGGCCCAGAAAAACTAGCGAATTTGATTCAGGCTTTCCGTATGTTTTTAGGTCAGAACGATATGATGGCTTATCTGGTAATGATGGCTGAGCGATTAGTGGAATTGCACAGAGTATTGAAACCGACAGGGAGTATTTATCTTCATTGCGATCAAACTGCCAGTCATTACTTAAAATTACTATTGGATGCTATTTTTGGAGCAAATTGTTTCTTGAATAATATTGTATGGCCTAGAACCTACTCCTCTAAAGCACAGTCTAAAAGTCTAGGGCGTTGCCATGATATAATATTTTTATACAGTAAAACTAACACTTTTACTTGGTACCATCAATATGTTCCATATGATGAGGAATATATTAAAAAATATTTTAAATATCAAGACGAGACTGGTCGTAAATATCTTTCTCTAAGTCTTACCCAAAGAGGTGATGGACCTCCAAGAATATTTGGAGACAAACTTATAAAACCACCGTCAGGCATGCATTGGATATGGGGGCAAGAAAGAATTAATGAAGCTTTTAAAGCAGGGTATATTTTCTTTACTAAAAATGGTTTCCCAAGATACAAGAGATTCTATGATGAAATAGAAAATCCAGGAAAGCCAGTTTCTGACGTTTGGGATGATATAAAACCCCTAAATTCATGGCATACTGAACTGTTGGGCTATCCAACACAAAAACCTGAATCTCTGCTTGAGCGTATCATAAAAGCGTCCAGTAATGAAGGAGATTTGGTACTTGACCCATTTTGTGGCTGCGGAACAAGCATATCTGTTGCCGAAAGGTTACATAGACGGTGGATAGGTATAGATATAACTCATCTTGCTATTACCCTAATGCGTAATCGCTTACACGATACCTTTGGTAACGAATTAGCGCCATATGAAATAATCGGTCAGCCTGTCGACCTGGCTAGCGCCAAAAATTTAGCGCAGAAAAGCGAGCACTCGGGGAGATATCAATTCGAGTGGTGGGCACTCGGTTTAGTTGATGCTCGTCCTGCACAGGATAAAAAGAAGGGTGCAGATAAAGGCATCGATGGCTATATCAACTTCTTTGATGATAATTCAGGCAAAGCCAAAACAATTATAGTTCAGGTAAAAAGTGGGCACGTTAGTTCTAGCCATATAAGAGACCTTAAAGGTGTTGTAGAACGTGAAAAGGCACAAATCGGCGTTTACGTAACGCTTGAGGAGCCCACCAAGCCAATGAAAGATGAGGCGGTTGCAGCAGGTTTTTATGAACCCGAGTTCTTCCCGGGTCATTATTATCCAAAAATGCAGATATTAACAATTCAAGAATTATTAGATGGCAAAAAAATAGAATACCCGAGATATGCTCCGGAAGCCACATTTAAAAGAGCGCAAAGATTAAAAAAGGATAACGGCGAAGAGCAAGGCAAGATGTTTTAGTCGCTTTTTTGATAACATTTTGATAACGGATTTATCAAGACCATAAACACCCCGACATCACTCCACCCCCATCATCCGCAACACCTCCGGCAGTTGCCGTTCTTCTAATTCCTTCTCAAAGCGGCAAAAATCAGGCAAAGCGGAAAAGTGGAGTAAGTGCGATAAACATCGGCAATCGGAACTGCCAAATCCGGGAACAGGCATTTGTACGTCCGTTAATCCTTGCAAAATTGAGGTCCATTTACATTCCAGCTTGTCGGGGCTTAAAGAGTACCAAACTTGAATTACTTTATTTTGGCGGAGAAGGTAATCGATATGCCAATGCAGCTTCTTTTCCGCCTTTAAGTGGCGTCCCAGCCTGCTGTTTAGCCCGTTTAGCGCGCTGCCGACATAAATATAATAACCGGCGGGGAATTCATAGGTGCCTAACTTACCGATTGTAAGCAGAGAAGGCCTTTCGGCAAAAATCACCAGAGCGTACGTTCCCGCTTCATCCGTTGTCTTTTTGGGCAAAAGGTCTGATGCTTTACCGTCCATCCGCAAAAGATTATTCCTGCCCGGTACGTCCGATAATAGCATCAATTTCTATTTTAGCCCCCAGCGGCAGCTTGCCAACCTGAATTGCAGTTCTGGCCGGCGGTGCGTCGTTAAAATAGAGGGCGTAGATTTCGTTAAACCGTTTAAAGTCGTTCATATCCGTTAGATAGCAAGTAATTTTAAGCGCCCCTTTAAGAGAAAATCCGGCTTCCTCCGCAATAATCTTCAGGCGGTTTAAAGAGGCCGGGGCTTGTTCTTCAATCCCTCCCTGAACCAAGTCGCCCGTAATCGGGTCAAGCGGTAACTGCCCTGAGATATAAAGCGTTTCGTTATAGATTACTGCCTGCGAATATGGGCCGTTCGGCTGGGGGATTTTATCGGTGCAAAATACCTTTTTGTTCATTTCTATCTCCTAATTTACGGTATTATAACTAATATTTTGATACGTTAACCGTTGATATTTCTCCGCTGACGCTAAAGACAACCCGTTCGCAAATGTTGGTTACCCTGTCCGCAAAGCGCTCCATGTTGTGAGCGGCCCAAACGAGCCAAGTTACTTTGGTTATATCTTTGGGGTGCCCGATCATAAACAGAACAAGTTTGCGGAAGGTTTGGTCGTAGAGCTTATCGACTTGCTCATCACGGTTAGAAATAAGCTTGGCCTTTTCGGCATTGTTTTCTCCGAACGCTTCCAAACTGCCTTCCAGCATCTCAATAGCTCTGGTTGCCATATTATGCAGCTCGGCAGGTGATTTTAAATCGGGTTCTTTGCCAATCATTAACGTTATTTTGGCAATACCTTCGGCGTAATCACCCATTCGTTCCAGTTCGGTAACAATACTGAGCATTGCCACAATTTTACGCAAATCCTTTTCTTCCGGATGCCCCGTGCGGATAAGTTGCATACAGTTATTTTCTAAAACGTATCTTTGGTGGTCTATTTTATTGTCGTTTTTGATAACTTTAGTGGCAAGCGCAACATCTTTTTCTTCCAAACTCAGGGTTGCCTGTGCCATTGCCGTTTTAACCGTATTTCCAAAAGCTAAAACCGCTTGTTCTAAGAGTCTTAATTTATTATCGAAGCTTTCAATATCGCTTAGTGTATCGGCTACCTGAAGCTCATCTCCCGAAAGCCCATCCTCGACGGCTTCGTTGACGCGTGTGCCGGATTCGTCAATCTCTTTGCTGACCGCTTTTAATCTGAACTTTAAGGTTACGCGGTCGATAATCTCAAAAAAGATCCATTTGATTACGATGCTCCCCGCCACAAGGTAGAAAAGGACGAAAATTATGTAAGGGGGCTGGGGCCATATTAAATACATTATCCAGCTCCAGACCAAAGAAAAAACAACCCCCAAAACGACTTTCATAAAATTGATATCGAGCTTGATTTTAAGTGCTTTCATAACTTTTACTCCCTTGTTTGAACTTGAAGTTTTACCGTAATTTTGCACCGGTATCGGTATATTTTGAAAAAGAGGCGTTAGCCTGTCTCTTTTATTATTCAACTAATTTAAAGCGGGTTACATCTACCAGCCCCATATCCGTTAGCCTGAGTTCCGGAATTACGGGCAGCGCCATAAAAGAGAGCGTTGCGAACGGGTCAGCAAGTGTCGAACCCAGTTCGGCGGCAATCTTTTTTAAATTCTGCAGCTTTTCCGCTACCGTTTCTAACTGTTCCACCGACATTAATCCCCCGATAGATAGTTGCAGGCTCCCCAATACTTTACCGTTTTGAGCTACCGCTATCCCGCCCTGTAACTTCTCTATTTCTTTAACTGCCGCATAAATATCTTCGTCGTTTGTTCCGGCGGCAATGATATTATGCGAATCGTGGGCGACGGAGGTAGCGAGTGCACCTTTTTTAAGCCCCAACCCTTTAATAAGCCCTTTACCGATATTGCCGCTGGCTCGGTGCCTTTCGATTACCACCAGTTTTAAAAGGTCTCTTTTGGTATCGGTGCAGATATAGCCATCTTTGGTTTGAACCGTTTCCGTTTTCATTTTGGTAACGATTTGATCGGGGACAATTTCAATTACAAGGCTATCTTCGCCTTTGCTTTTGAGCTTAAGATCAGATACGTCAAACGGTTTTATTCTAATCGTATCCGTTAAAGATTTTGCCGCGGGCTGTTTGATATCAAATAAGGCCTTTCCTTTTTTTGCAACGTTTCTCCCTTGATAGAAAACCATATCTATATCAAAATCGGATAGGTTATTAACGGTAATCAGATTAGCAATATATCCGGGGGCGATGGCTCCGATTCTTTTAAGCCCAAAGTATTCGGCGGGGTTAATGGTTGCAAGCTGAATTGCCCTTATCGGGTCGAGCCCTAATCTAATTGCTTTACGTACTACGGCATCGATATCACCGTCGTTTAACAAATCAAAACAACTGCGGTCATCAACAACAAACATACATCTTTTATAAGTTTTATCGGTTACTAATGGTAACAGTTCTTGCAGATTCTTTTCGGAAGAACCTTCCCGAATCATTATATGCATTCCCCGCATCAGCTTTTCTTTGGCCTCGGCCAAGGTTACCGATTCATGGTCGGAATAGATTCCGGCGGAAATATAGGCGTTTAAAT
Above is a genomic segment from Dehalococcoidales bacterium containing:
- the phoU gene encoding phosphate signaling complex protein PhoU, encoding MKALKIKLDINFMKVVLGVVFSLVWSWIMYLIWPQPPYIIFVLFYLVAGSIVIKWIFFEIIDRVTLKFRLKAVSKEIDESGTRVNEAVEDGLSGDELQVADTLSDIESFDNKLRLLEQAVLAFGNTVKTAMAQATLSLEEKDVALATKVIKNDNKIDHQRYVLENNCMQLIRTGHPEEKDLRKIVAMLSIVTELERMGDYAEGIAKITLMIGKEPDLKSPAELHNMATRAIEMLEGSLEAFGENNAEKAKLISNRDEQVDKLYDQTFRKLVLFMIGHPKDITKVTWLVWAAHNMERFADRVTNICERVVFSVSGEISTVNVSKY
- the ade gene encoding adenine deaminase, with the protein product MTANLSELIAVARGETPADLIFSNTQTVNVFSGEIELGSVAVYKGKIAGIGNYSESRKIIDLNGKYLLPALINGHTHIESSMLDIGQYARAVVPRGTLTVITDLHELTNVCGLDAVDYVLSAAKKLPLDLFLMAPSCIPATNMETSGANITAKELQQVMRRKNAIGLGEMMNFPGVIFKDANVLDKIGLYRDKLIDGHAPNLTGNDLNAYISAGIYSDHESVTLAEAKEKLMRGMHIMIREGSSEKNLQELLPLVTDKTYKRCMFVVDDRSCFDLLNDGDIDAVVRKAIRLGLDPIRAIQLATINPAEYFGLKRIGAIAPGYIANLITVNNLSDFDIDMVFYQGRNVAKKGKALFDIKQPAAKSLTDTIRIKPFDVSDLKLKSKGEDSLVIEIVPDQIVTKMKTETVQTKDGYICTDTKRDLLKLVVIERHRASGNIGKGLIKGLGLKKGALATSVAHDSHNIIAAGTNDEDIYAAVKEIEKLQGGIAVAQNGKVLGSLQLSIGGLMSVEQLETVAEKLQNLKKIAAELGSTLADPFATLSFMALPVIPELRLTDMGLVDVTRFKLVE